From the genome of Palaemon carinicauda isolate YSFRI2023 chromosome 6, ASM3689809v2, whole genome shotgun sequence, one region includes:
- the LOC137643043 gene encoding uncharacterized protein: protein MKVHLFSTVSSPSIANYTLRRVADEGSNLSSEVAHTIKRNFYVNDCLKSVPSATEATDDRSKELKTRDINYDPLPTEHALGILWVVETDTFGFSVLLPDKPLTRRGILSIVSSIYDPLGFAAPFVLLAKQILQDLRKETNLAWDDEVPDDHQRRFKQWIIEVPNLQKITIPRCLKLPQQTKDTTFRMHVFSDASTSGYGAVAYLTSNEGGCSKTSFLIGKARVIPLKATSIPRLELTAAAVAVNLGQKMTLELDLHLNEICYYTDSTTVLYYIRAERKRFPVFVANRVRQIRDFSNANQWKYVSTDLNPADVASRGVSSVISSDMTRWLEGPDFLNMPASECPAKMHPSSEPQVTEEDLMSLVTTTTSEEGSPFMALITYFSRWERLKRAVAVFIAFLAFLQNKEQTINLRTAQIMQKTEKAIVCFIQKIIFANEVEKLKKTTTKEDKKRTLATKNRYDIPSRPSAHQRNSASGRTPLESRNGL from the exons ATGAAGGTACACCTGTTCAGCACAGTGAGCTCACCAAGTATCGCCAACTACACACTTAGACGTGTCGCAGATGAAGGAAGCAACTTAAGTTCAGAAGTCGCCCATACAATTAAGCGGAACTTCTACGTCAATGACTGTCTAAAGTCTGTACCCAGTGCCACCGAAGCCA CTGACGATCGATCAAAAGAGTTAAAGACAAGAGACATCAATTATGACCCACTGCCTACCGAGCACGCCCTCGGAATACTTTGGGTCGTCGAAACGGACACATTTGGCTTCTCAGTGTTGTTGCCAGACAAACCGCTGACAAGAAGAGGCATACTCTCCATAGTATCATCCATCTATGACCCCCTTGGTTTCGCTGCTCCATTTGTGCTGCTGGCAAAGCAAATACTGCAAGACCTCCGCAAAGAAACCAATCTCGCCTGGGATGACGAAGTGCCTGATGATCACCAGCGACGTTTCAAACAATGGATTATTGAAGTCCCGAACCTTCAGAAGATAACAATCCCGAGATGTCTGAAGTTACCACAGCAAACAAAAGATACGACTTTTCGGATGCACGTTTTCTCAGATGCCAGTACATCTGGGTATGGCGCTGTTGCATACCTAACCTCAAACGAGGGTGGATGTTCGAAAACTTCATTTCTCATCGGAAAAGCAAGGGTTATTCCATTGAAAGCAACATCTATCCCACGGCTTGAACTCACAGCGGCTGCTGTAGCTGTAAATTTAGGACAGAAAATGACCCTTGAGCTTGATCTCCATCTCAACGAAATCTGCTATTACACAGATTCAACGACAGTCCTTTATTACATCAGAGCTGAGAGAAAGCGTTTTCCAGTATTTGTGGCCAACAGAGTCCGTCAAATAAGAGACTTCAGCAACGCTAACCAGTGGAAGTACGTTAGCACTGATTTGAACCCAGCAGACGTTGCATCACGTGGAGTAAGTTCTGTGATATCGTCAGACATGACTCGTTGGCTGGAAGGTCCGGATTTCTTGAATATGCCGGCTTCAGAATGCCCTGCAAAGATGCACCCCAGCAGCGAACCGCAGGTTACAGAAGAAGACTTAATGTCTTTAGTTACTACAactacatcagaagaaggatcaccatttatggctttaatcacatatttctccaggtgggagagactgaagagagcagtagcagtattcatagcatttttggctttcttacaaaacaaagaacaaACTATAAATTTAAGGACCGCACAGATCATGCAAAAGACTGAAAAGGCAATCGTTTGCTTTATACAAAAGATCATCTTTGCAAACGAGGTcgagaaactcaagaaaacaaCCACGAAAGAAGACAAGAAGAGAACACTCGCTACCAAAAACAGGTACGATATTCCGTCTCGACCCAGTGCTCATCAACGGAACTCTGCGAGTGGGAGGACGCCTCTCGAAAGCCGCAATGGACTCTGA
- the LOC137643044 gene encoding uncharacterized protein, translating to MHIDGFKLPWRSDYSDRSSYSQNRTEESSQKPPDTATSNVISHDSSMVLQAIIPVRIKQRGTNREVLTYALYDPGSTGCFLSEELKDDLQASGVQTNLGLKTMHGESIVKSYLVQDLVVSDINGQNGILLLKTYSRQEIPVSHDQIPRSELLQRWPYLHDVAKSIPEVMPEIDIGLLIGSNCPLAMEPLKIISTDGKGPFALQILNILESDFIDSRVARYPGEKGLSPEDTTFMKKAESNVVFKDGHFEIPLPFRNQNLMVPNNKILAIKRALYQKKKMQKDPKYHSDYVNFIDKILQNDYAERIPDSLLTAKSGHVWYLPHHGVYSQRKPDKIRVVFDCSAKFNGISLNDQLLQGPDLTNSLIGF from the exons atgcatatagatggcttcaaactaccttGGAGGTCAGACTACTCTGACAGATCTTCATATTCTCAAAACCGTACAGAGGAATCCAGCCAAAAACCTCCAGATACTGCTACCAGCAACGTTATTTCTCATGATTCCTCAATGGTTCTTCAAGCAATAATACCTGTTCGTATAAAGCAGAGGGGAACCAACCGAGAAGTTCTCACCTACGCCCTCTATGACCCAGGAAGCACAGGGTGCTTCCTATCAGAAGAACTGAAAGATGACTTGCAAGCTTCCGGTGTTCAAACAAATCTGGGTCTGAAAACTATGCATGGGGAAAGCATAGTCAAAAGCTACCTTGTCCAGGATCTCGTCGTCAGTGATATAAACGGCCAGAATGGTATACTGCTTCTAAAAACTTATTCCAGACAAGAAATTCCAGTGAGCCATGATCAAATACCCCGTTCAGAACTGTTACAACGCTGGCCATATCTTCACGACGTGGCAAAATCGATTCCTGAAGTAATGCCAGAAATAGACATCGGTCTactgattggcagtaattgcccactagcaatggagcctctgaaaatcatatcaacagACGGCAAAGGCCCATTCGCTCTGCA AATACTGAATATTCTGGAAAGTGACTTTATTGATAGCCGGGTAGCAAGGTATCCTGGAGAGAAAGGATTGTCTCCAGAGGACACTACATTCATGAAGAAGGCCGAAAGCAATGTCGTGTTTAAAGACGGTCACTTTGAGATCCCTCTCCCTTTCAGGAATCAGAACTTAATGGTGCCAAATAATAAGATCCTTGCAATCAAACGAGCACtctatcaaaagaagaaaatgcaaaaggATCCCAAGTACCACTCCGACTACGTCAACTTCATTGACAAAATACTCCAGAATGACTATGCTGAACGTATCCCAGACTCCCTGCTCACAGCCAAATCTGGACATGTGTGGTACCTGCCCCATCATGGAGTGTACAGTCAAAGAAAACCAGATAAAATTAGAGTGGTGTTTGACTGTAGTGCAAAATTCAATGGAATATCCTTAAACGATCAGTTGCTGCAAGGGCCTGATCTCACCAATTCTCTGATAGGGTTCTAA
- the LOC137643045 gene encoding uncharacterized protein has protein sequence MHVFSDASTSGYGAVAYLTSNEGGCSKTSFLIGKARVIPLKATSIPRLELTAAAVAVNLGQKMTLELDLHLNEICYYTDSTTVLYYIRAERKRFPVFVANRVRQIRDFSNANQWKYVSTDLNPADVASRGVSSVISSDMTRWLEGPDFLNMPASECPAKMHPSSEPQVTEEDLMSLVTTTTSEEGSPFMALITYFSRWERLKRAVAVFIAFLAFLQNKEQTINLRTAQIMQKTEKAIVCFIQKIIFANEVEKLKKTTTKEDKKRTLATKNRYDIPSRPSAHQRNSASGRTPLESRNGL, from the coding sequence ATGCACGTTTTCTCAGATGCCAGTACATCTGGGTATGGCGCTGTTGCATACCTAACCTCAAACGAGGGTGGATGTTCGAAAACTTCATTTCTCATCGGAAAAGCAAGGGTTATTCCATTGAAAGCAACATCTATCCCACGGCTTGAACTCACAGCGGCTGCTGTAGCTGTAAATTTAGGACAGAAAATGACCCTTGAGCTTGATCTCCATCTCAACGAAATCTGCTATTACACAGATTCAACGACAGTCCTTTATTACATCAGAGCTGAGAGAAAGCGTTTTCCAGTATTTGTGGCCAACAGAGTCCGTCAAATAAGAGACTTCAGCAACGCTAACCAGTGGAAGTACGTTAGCACTGATTTGAACCCAGCAGACGTTGCATCACGTGGAGTAAGTTCTGTGATATCGTCAGACATGACTCGTTGGCTGGAAGGTCCGGATTTCTTGAATATGCCGGCTTCAGAATGCCCTGCAAAGATGCACCCCAGCAGCGAACCGCAGGTTACAGAAGAAGACTTAATGTCTTTAGTTACTACAactacatcagaagaaggatcaccatttatggctttaatcacatatttctccaggtgggagagactgaagagagcagtagcagtattcatagcatttttggctttcttacaaaacaaagaacaaACTATAAATTTAAGGACCGCACAGATCATGCAAAAGACTGAAAAGGCAATCGTTTGCTTTATACAAAAGATCATCTTTGCAAACGAGGTcgagaaactcaagaaaacaaCCACGAAAGAAGACAAGAAGAGAACACTCGCTACCAAAAACAGGTACGATATTCCGTCTCGACCCAGTGCTCATCAACGGAACTCTGCGAGTGGGAGGACGCCTCTCGAAAGCCGCAATGGACTCTGA